A region of Coccinella septempunctata chromosome 5, icCocSept1.1, whole genome shotgun sequence DNA encodes the following proteins:
- the LOC123313019 gene encoding uncharacterized protein LOC123313019: protein MNVIAKLVNAVERRPTLWIPSKTARWEDVADEVFGSDYYDWLVDDTIEEKALYCQEEWELLRDQYMNYMDFLDRNIHTKQKCYRDGHVFKPMVLDFLGVPSNRAARLVEATENGNSINSRDSRYRYDKAEEYSSEDKMMIREFFRKRTLPSPQCNNTRDYEKVWQEFLENGKPSVAYDPEAEAEDVVQHNGIWSTPDMEAMVRDILKTPDSDLGSHRSPAKRSELRRHLCPYY, encoded by the exons ATGAACGTAATTGCGAAATTGGTTAATGCAGTGGAGAGGAGACCAACCCTATGGATACCCAGCAAAACGGCAAGATGGGAGGATGTTGCCGATGAAGTTTTTGGTAGTGACTACTATGATTGGTTGGTGGACGATACTATCGAAGAAAAAG CTCTTTATTGCCAAGAGGAGTGGGAACTGCTTCGTGACCAGTATATGAATTACATGGATTTCTTGGACAGAAATATACATACTAAACAAAAATGTTACCGTGACGGACATGTCTTCAAGCCCATGGTTTTGGATTTCCTTGGAGTTCCCTCCAATCGTGCAGCACGCCTGGTGGAGGCCACGGAAAATGGGAATTCCATAAATTCGCGAGATTCGAGATATCGATACGATAAAGCTGAAGAATACAGTTCTGAGGATAAAATGATGATTCGGGAATTTTTCCGAAAACGAACACTGCCATCGCCCCAGTGCAATAACACTAGGGATTATGAAAAAGTATGGCAGGAATTCCTGGAAAACGGTAAACCGTCAGTGGCTTACGATCCTGAGGCAGAAGCTGAAGATGTGGTGCAGCATAATGGTATTTGGTCGACCCCCGACATGGAAGCGATGGTCagggatattttaaaaactccTGATAGCGATCTGGGAAGCCATAGAA